In the genome of Pusillimonas sp. T7-7, the window TCGCCAACGAGCTTGCCCGTGCCCATCGTGAGAACCCTGAGCTGGTCGAACAGACGCTCGCGCGGTCCTCGGAGAGTTTAGCGGCTAAACCGGTGACTCGCGAAGTGGCGAAAGCCCTGCGTAAACCCGCCAAGAAGAAAGCACCAGCACCTGCAATTGCGCCCAGCTCACACCAACCTGAGATTATTCGTCTCGAAAATGCCCTGTCGGAATTATTGACAACGCCTGTGTCGATTCGGTCTGCGCGAGGAGATGACCAGGTACAGCTGTGTATAGACGCGCGCGGCTGGGACCATTTGAATGAACTGCTCGTACGTCTTGGCTTGGGCGAATTGCTCGATGCTTGACTCACTATCTTAATGATCAGCGACCAAGAGAAAATCGATGAATGACGATTCAATCCCCGAGCACGAACTCGCCGAAAGCACGGAATGTACACAGTATCCACGCGTGGTTCGTATCTTTTCCGGCGTGGCTATCGAAGGCAAAGAAATCACTGTGCGTTTAGTGTCAAGCGCTTATGGATTGATAGGCGTGGATGTAATCGCTCACACGGTTTTAACTGGCTACGATAGAGACTGTAAATTGAATTACCCCGAAGCTAATACTGAGTTTCATTTTGCGGATATTCGGCTAAAAGGTGGCATATTGGAATGTATGAGCGCGGAAACAAAAGTTCCGTTTTTCCGTGAAGGCTTCACCGTTGTTCTCGAACCTGGCATGGTTGCACGCATCATCAAGTACAAGCCGTTACTTGCCAAGGTTGCGGTGGTTGCTGCTGCCGTCGAAAGGCGGTATTCCCAACTTATTGGCAAGACTCCATAAGACTCCATACCAGCATGCGACTAGCTTTATTGCCGAAGTTGTCGCGGCCATCGTTTTAGAAGGTGAGGATTCCGACATGGCTCTTGCCAAGATTAAAGCAATTCATTGGGCGGGAAACGATGCGCGTCTTATGGTGCCATTCAACGATGACCATATCCAGTATCTGCTGGCTACTGCGATGCTGATACGCGTCGATAGTGATTGTGTTTAGCGGCTAAACACAATCAAGGGAAAAAGAGTTGCGCGTTTGGCTTCAAATCCGGCGCGTGCGTAAATAGAATCCTTTCGATAAAAGGAGTCGTGCATAGTGGATCACACCATGATTTTGTATGTTTTGGCGGCCGTCCCTTTGGTCGTCGCTTTGCTGGTGCTTGCCTGGGTCGACATCAGAACCGGGCTATTGCCAGATTTGATCACCTTGCCTCTGGCGTGGCTAGGCTTATTGATCAACTTGGATGGATTGATTGCGCCCTTGAAAGATTCGGTGCTTGGCGCGGTTTTCGGGTACATGATCTTGTGGACTGCCAATCAGATGTTCCGCCGAATAGCGGGGCAGGACGGTATGGGGTATGGCGACTTCAAGATGACGGCGGCCCTTGGTGCTTGGTTTGGGATGTCAATGTTGCCATGGATCGTCATGGGAGCGTGTATTACCGGTTTGGGAGCCGCATTCTCGCGGCAACGTTCAGCCAAAAATCAGCCGATGCCGTTCGGTCCATGCTTGTCCGTCGCTGGTGTGGCCGCCATGATTGTCGTGTTTAGCCGCTAAACTTTGTCTACGGTAAGGCGTGTCTCCAATGTTCTGGCTTAAAGGCGTATACGTGCTGGAAACAGTCGGCCTACTAACGTTCGCCGGTGCGTTAGTGGCATTCTATTTGGACAAATTGCCGTGGCTGATAGCGCTGTCTGTGATCTCGACTGTGGTGTGGCTGGTTGCGATTATCAGGATGCGCCAACTCCACGAGTACGAACTGCCATACAAGAATGTGACTATCTTCTTTCTGCGCGAATCGCCTACGGTTTGGTCTACCCATATTGGCGGGCGCCCAGAGCGCTTTTGGAGACAACTGGGCGCGCGCGCGTGGTGCAGCCTTCAAAACATCGTTCACCACCTGCTCACTAAAGCGAAGTTGTCGAAATTGTCATGGGGCGCAAGGCCGCCGAGGGGGATGAAGCTGATGCTCAAGCCCGATGACCGGCACACACTCAATGAACGAAGTTTCGAGGCCTTTAGGAAAAAGCTGGACGAGCTTGACAGGATTGAAGGGGTAATCCTTGTGAGTGCCTCAGTGCTTAACGATCCAACGCGAAGTACGGAACGGCTTACGCAACGCATGCTTGCAGTTCGCGCTCGGCCAAACTGGAAGTACCGGTTGATCGAGCGCAAGCTAGGTATAACTGATGTGTTGCTGGGAAGATGGGCCTACGACTGGCGTTTCCCAGCAGGCTCAAGCTTTTGGCGACCTCCAATATTCGGCATCGTTGCATGGCGGGTTCAAGATCCGGAGCCGTGCCTGTATCAATTGGGTGCTAGGAAACTGGCAGCCGCGTCTGCCCATGCCTGGGAATGCCGCATGCGGGCGCTTGCTGAACAGCAAGTGGTATAGAGCTGTCCGTCTCCAAGCGCACCTCGCGGTAGCGGTCGTTCGTTGCCAAGGCATGGCCCGTCCTATGAGAATTCTGCGTGCTCCAATACTTCAAGAAGGGCGACATATAACGTACAGTGTTAAGCTGTAACGGATTATAAGGGCGCGCACTGCCCATAACCATTTGGCAATTTGAAAGCTTTATGGACCATCACTCCTTCTCTCAAGGGCGGCCGCAGCAGCGCCTGTTTCAAGAGATGTCTACGCAAGATGTCGCGCCTGGTGCGCGCTATGACTTTTGGGTCAGTGATGTTGTCCGGACTTTCAGCGTGGACTCGCCCGATGACCTGCAGCGCAAAGATTTTCGTGCCAGAGTCACCTCACTAGCCACGAGAACAGGCGAAATGCACTATGCCGAATCGGATGGCATCAGTGCCCACCTGACGTCGCACACGATCCGCAATGCGGAGTTTGACGAGCTGGCGCTGATGCTCATGCTGGATGGGCAAGTGCAGTGCACCTATGAGCGCGGCGAACCCACGACAATCGGCAAGGGCGGGTTCTTCTTGCTAGATGGGTCCTGCCCAACATCGCTGCGGTTTTCCCGACATACCCTTGTCCAGCTGGACCTTTCCCGTCCTTTGCTCAAGTCCTTGTTTCCCGGCGTGGTCCCGGCGCCGGACGTGATCAATGCCGCGTTGGCCAACTCGCGGCTGGCCGGGTTGTTGCGCGATCATCTAAGGCAGTTTCCCAAGATGGCGATGGGGCTGGACCCTATCGAGCAACAGGGCTTGCTCAATGCGTCCGAATCGTTTGCCCTGGCGACGATCGAGGCCGCCTTTTCCACGAGTTTGCAAGGCACGGAGCGATCGAGCGCGGGCTTGTTCGCCGCCGCGCAGCGCTACATAAAGCGCCATCTGGCTGTGCCGGAGCTTAACCCGGATGCGGTGGCCGTCGCGATCGGTTGCTCGCGCTCCACACTGTACCGGCTTTTTGACGACAAAGAGCTGTCGGTGCAGGGCTATATCCGCGAATTGCGTCTGCAGCAGTTTCTGCATTTGCTGCAGCAAGAAAACAGAGCGCTGCCGATTCAATCGCTGGCCCTGCGTTGCGGCCTTTATGATTGGCCCAATGTCAGTCGCCTGTTTCGCCAGCGTTTTGGCATGAGCCCCCGTGAAGCCAGGGCGGCGACGAAGCGATAGCCAGGTACGCCCGCCCATTGTTTTTTCACTGAATGCGGCGCCTTGAGACGCAAAGACGATTTATTCGGAACGGCGTGAAGACTATATACATTCCGTAGCTTTTATAGTGGTGTTTACAAAACAATACCACTAGAGACGCTTATGAACCGGATGTATCGCATCATCTTCAATCGCGCACGGGGCGTGTTCCAGGTCGTGTCCGAGCAGGCCAGAGGACAAGGCAAGAGCAAGGCGGTGATCCGGTCGGGCGCAACGCGGCTGACCCTGTTGGCGGGCGGTGCGGCCCTGGGGCTTATCGCTGTCGCAAACCCGGCGCGCGCTGAAACCATCAACGGCGGCGCTCATGAAGTCGTCGACGGCGCAAATCCTGGTTCCGGAACAAAACCCAGTCCATGGGACACTACGGGTTTCTTCTACGTTGGCGTCATGTCCGAGGGGGAACTGACCATCCGGAATCGCGGAATCGTCAACAATTCGGGAAGCGCGTCGATCGGTCGCGATGGAGGCACGGGTACCGTTACGGTTACCGGTACAGGATCTACCTGGAATGTACCCTCCGATCTCTATGTGGGCAGTGCCGGGTCAGGTAGCCGCGGCACACTGACTATTGCCAATGGGGGCCTGGTCACCAGTAATTCGGCAACTATCGGCACTGGAATGTCTCCCAACCGCGGCGAAGCCACCGTAGCGGGCTCAGGCTCGCGTTGGGAGATTACAAATGATCTGTATGTCGGTCGTAATCGTGACAATTCCGGGTTCCTCACGATCGAAGATGGCGGCAAGGTGAAGTCCGGCGCTGTCCATATCGGTCACCAAGGCACGAGTTCGGGCCAGATCTCAGTCGAGCGCGGAGGCATCCTGGAAACCGGTTTCATCGAGAAGGGCACGGGGTCGGCAAGTGTCAGCTTCGATGGCGGCATTCTGCGCGCCGCCAATGATGAAGAGAATTTCATGCGCAACTTCGTCCCAGGCGATATGACAATCCACGTGGGTGGTGCGACCCTCGATACAAATGGGTTCGACATTGGCGTCGGTACCGCTCTGGAGGGCGCTGGCGGCCTGACCAAGCTGGGTGACGGTAAGTTGACCTTGTCTGGCGCAAACAGCTACAGCGGCGGCACCACGGTCGAACAGGGCGCCCTGTTCGTCGGTAGTGTTGATGCTTTGGTACAAAACGGCGCCTACACCATCAATGGCGGCACCCTCGATCTTAATGGCAATGGCCTCACCATGTCTTCGTTTTCGGGTGCTGGCGGGACACTGGACATGGGTAGTGCCTTTGTCATAATCAATCAAAGCGGCGATACGGTCTATGAGGGCGACATCGTTTCGACGAGCGGACGGTTGTATAAGCAGGGTAACGGTCAGCTGACGCTCAACGGCCAGATCAGTGGTTTGAGCGCTGGGCTGTACGTGGGTGGCGGTACGCTGGCACTCAATAACGCGAACAGTTATGGGTATACCTATTTGGGGAACGATGCCGTCCTGGAGGTGGGCCATGACCAGGCATTGGGGACGGGGAGCTTGCTGCTCGTCGGTTCCGGCACCCTCCGTGCCAATACCGACTTGGTACTGGCTAACCGGATTTCCTTCTTCGACCCACTCAGCAACCATTTGACCGTCGACGGTGGCCACAATCTGACCTTGACGGGAGATAACTCCCTTGCCATCGGCGGCAGCGTCAATACCCTGACCAAAACCGGAGCCGGCATCCTGACCTTGAGCGGCGATACGACCATAGGCGGATCTTTTGACCCCGGCACCACCATAGTGCAAGGCGGCACCCTGCGGGTAGATCGGGTGCTTGACAGTACCGTCACGGTCTATGACGGCGCCACATTGGGCGGCTCGGGCACGGTGGGCACGACCACGGTGGCCGACGGCGGCATCCTGGCGCCGGGCAACTCCATCGGCACGTTGACTGTGGCTGGTAATCTGTCGCTGTCCTCGGGCTCTATTCTGGATTATGAGCTGGGCAGCCCGGGCGCATCTGGCGACCCAGCGGCGGGCGTCAGCGACCGGATCGAGGTAAGCGGCGATCTTCAACTGGACGGAACACTGAACTTGGCGCAAAGCACCGACTCGCCCGACGGCGCGGTGGCGCTGGGCTACTACCGTTTGATGACTTATGGCGAGGCGCTGTCGGGCAGCGGGTTGGCGGTGGGCACGGTCCCATATGGTGATGCGAGCTTGTACCAGATCACGGCAGGCGATCAGAAGGTCGACTTGTTTGTGTCGGCATCGCTTGGCGATGATACGCTGCAGCACTGGCAGGGCGGCGATGGCGTTTGGAACGGCACTGACACGCGATGGCTCAACCAAGATGGTGGTGCGCAGGTCGCCTGGGCCGGCAATCACGCGATTTTTAAGAATCAGCCGGGCGGTTTCAACGGCGGCGCAATCACGGTCGAAGGTACGCAGCAGTTCAAGGGCCTGCAGTTTGTCGATGACGGCTATCGGCTGCAAGGCGCCGGTTCGCTGGAAACGGACCCGGGCGGCTCCGAGATCCGTGTCCTGGCCGAGCGCGCCGAGATTGCCACCAACATTACCGGTACAGGCGGCATCACCAAGACCGAAGCCGGCACCCTGGTGCTGTCCGGGGCCAACACGTATGAAGGCGGCACCACAATCAGCGCCGGCGTGCTCTCGGTCGAAAACGATGCCAACCTGGGCCATGAGGATGGCGCGCTCGCCTTTAATGGCGGTGTGCTGCAAGTGACCGGTACGGCCTTCAACGATACCGAGCGCGACATCGCTTGGGGCGCGGGCGGCGGCGGTTTTGATATTGCCGATGCGGCCAATGATTTCTACCTCGATCGCAATATTGTCGGTACTGGCGACCTGGTCAAGCGCGGCGCCGGCGCCTTGTGGTTGGCTGGCGCCAATGCCTATGGCAACACGCGGGTCGAGGGCGGGTCGGTTTTTGGAAACACAGCTTCCCTCTCAGGCAATCTGGCCAATGCCGGTTCAGTGACGTTCAATCAGGCCGCAAACGGGCGCTTTGCCGGTGACATCACCGGCTGGAGCGGCACGGACGGCGTCATGATCAAAGAGGGCGCAGGCGTTCTGACCCTTGATGGCAGATCAACCCTGGACTGGACCGTCGCCCAAGGCGGTCTCACCACGGCGGCTGCGCGCTTT includes:
- a CDS encoding A24 family peptidase; its protein translation is MILYVLAAVPLVVALLVLAWVDIRTGLLPDLITLPLAWLGLLINLDGLIAPLKDSVLGAVFGYMILWTANQMFRRIAGQDGMGYGDFKMTAALGAWFGMSMLPWIVMGACITGLGAAFSRQRSAKNQPMPFGPCLSVAGVAAMIVVFSR
- a CDS encoding helix-turn-helix domain-containing protein; the encoded protein is MDHHSFSQGRPQQRLFQEMSTQDVAPGARYDFWVSDVVRTFSVDSPDDLQRKDFRARVTSLATRTGEMHYAESDGISAHLTSHTIRNAEFDELALMLMLDGQVQCTYERGEPTTIGKGGFFLLDGSCPTSLRFSRHTLVQLDLSRPLLKSLFPGVVPAPDVINAALANSRLAGLLRDHLRQFPKMAMGLDPIEQQGLLNASESFALATIEAAFSTSLQGTERSSAGLFAAAQRYIKRHLAVPELNPDAVAVAIGCSRSTLYRLFDDKELSVQGYIRELRLQQFLHLLQQENRALPIQSLALRCGLYDWPNVSRLFRQRFGMSPREARAATKR
- a CDS encoding autotransporter domain-containing protein produces the protein MNRMYRIIFNRARGVFQVVSEQARGQGKSKAVIRSGATRLTLLAGGAALGLIAVANPARAETINGGAHEVVDGANPGSGTKPSPWDTTGFFYVGVMSEGELTIRNRGIVNNSGSASIGRDGGTGTVTVTGTGSTWNVPSDLYVGSAGSGSRGTLTIANGGLVTSNSATIGTGMSPNRGEATVAGSGSRWEITNDLYVGRNRDNSGFLTIEDGGKVKSGAVHIGHQGTSSGQISVERGGILETGFIEKGTGSASVSFDGGILRAANDEENFMRNFVPGDMTIHVGGATLDTNGFDIGVGTALEGAGGLTKLGDGKLTLSGANSYSGGTTVEQGALFVGSVDALVQNGAYTINGGTLDLNGNGLTMSSFSGAGGTLDMGSAFVIINQSGDTVYEGDIVSTSGRLYKQGNGQLTLNGQISGLSAGLYVGGGTLALNNANSYGYTYLGNDAVLEVGHDQALGTGSLLLVGSGTLRANTDLVLANRISFFDPLSNHLTVDGGHNLTLTGDNSLAIGGSVNTLTKTGAGILTLSGDTTIGGSFDPGTTIVQGGTLRVDRVLDSTVTVYDGATLGGSGTVGTTTVADGGILAPGNSIGTLTVAGNLSLSSGSILDYELGSPGASGDPAAGVSDRIEVSGDLQLDGTLNLAQSTDSPDGAVALGYYRLMTYGEALSGSGLAVGTVPYGDASLYQITAGDQKVDLFVSASLGDDTLQHWQGGDGVWNGTDTRWLNQDGGAQVAWAGNHAIFKNQPGGFNGGAITVEGTQQFKGLQFVDDGYRLQGAGSLETDPGGSEIRVLAERAEIATNITGTGGITKTEAGTLVLSGANTYEGGTTISAGVLSVENDANLGHEDGALAFNGGVLQVTGTAFNDTERDIAWGAGGGGFDIADAANDFYLDRNIVGTGDLVKRGAGALWLAGANAYGNTRVEGGSVFGNTASLSGNLANAGSVTFNQAANGRFAGDITGWSGTDGVMIKEGAGVLTLDGRSTLDWTVAQGGLTTAAARFSGDVLLDGAATALTFTDVDNAVYGGAISGVGNFTLDGGATVTLTGDSSAFAGTTTLANGALLVGNGEGSGALGGSLKVLDGATLGGSGTVGSGASSQIAVASGGTLAPGNSIGTLTVDGDLVFESGSIYAVEVDPAGAGSDRINVTGNATLNGGAVAHVGATGDYNPRSTYTILSAGGTLSGAFDKVTSDFAFLTPDLNYDYGPGTVGLELVRNERDFASAALTRNQTATAQGIESIGLDAGHAVYDAIVQLPDNENLIRASFDALSGEIHASAKSALIEDSRFIRNAANDRLRGAFGHAGASVGPALAYGSGQTPTQVDADHAGPVFWSHAFGAWGKTDGDGNAASLDRSTGGLLIGADRPVGDWRVGVLGGYSHTSVDADARRSSGKSDNYHLGVYGGTQWGDVAFRTGAAYSWHKLDTTRSVAIPGINERLSGNYDAGTFQVFGELAYGLRAGHTYIEPFANLAYVSLHTDRFGETGGDAALTSQSDNTDVTFSTLGVRVAYTIDVGGLDATLTGLAGWRHAFGDHTPISTHAFSAGDAFSIAGAPIARDSAVVEAGVDLKLTSTATLGIAYIGQLSGSSHDHGLKANVAIAF